The Elaeis guineensis isolate ETL-2024a chromosome 3, EG11, whole genome shotgun sequence region gcaggtGTCTATATATGTAATTTTGTATGATGCGCACATATGACATAGCATCTAGCTACTAAACCATTAGCGCATACAAGTGTGGAGGGTAAGAAAAGCattcagaaaaggaaaaagaaaagaacagagGAAGTTCTTAGGAAGCAAGATTTCAGAGAGGAGGGCATCTTAGGCAAAGATTCCAGCTAGCAAGTTATAACTAAGAAAGTTTATTTTCATGCTATTTACAAAAACATATCATTTTAAAAGAAGGCCATTTTACAATATGAGCATAATAGATAgaaaatacttaaaaaatttctatgtatttttaacccATAATCAGTATGAGATGATGGTATTCCTAAACAAGAAATAATGCAGTATTGGATACGAATAAAATACATCTTATGGATTGGACAGACCTTACGATATGGCCACCTTATAATACCATTTTCACGGCATATCCTCTTCAATGCACTAGTACAAACACCTGCAAAAAGCACATTATTCAAACTCCATTATATATATGACACAGATGTCAACATTTAACATAACACAACAAGTCTCCTTCCCACCATTTTGGAATCTACAGTTAAATTACAGCATTTTGGAAAGATAAATTTGCACAAAGAATCAAGAAAAACCAATCCAAGAACTTCTCGAAGACAAAAAAGACATGATCAGGACACTACATGTCAACACGAGAAAAATCCAAGCTTCTCAACGTCAAAAGAAGAGATCTTCGCTCGAACACATCAAACCAAAAAAGAAACACCCTAAAATTGAATTCTTGCAACAGAAATCATGAGGCAAAATAGGAAGAAAGAAGTACCGAGGCTAGATGCGGCCTCCGCGATGGGGAGAGAGAAGTACTTGGAGATCTCCTCAAAGGAGAGCTTCCCGCTGGGCGGCGGTGGGGCAGCAACCGGCGACGGGGTGGCGCTTCCGCCCGGCTGCAGCTGGTGATCGATCTGCTGCTGTTGTTGGGGGTTTTCTGACTGGGACGCGGACGTCATTTACAAACATCCAATCGTAATCCAACAGATACTAAATCCAGCGTGAGGAGCGTGTCGGAGGAGCAGCAGCCGCAAGAAGGATTGGATACCGTTTCTTTGGCTGGATTTGGGATTTCGTAGCAAAGGGGCTtaaatcgaaataggctacagaAATGTTGCGCAGAAATGTTCTACATCCATCTAGCCTAGATCCTTAGCGGCTCCGACTGACCAAGGGACGAAGATAAGAACAAGTTGATCTTATGGGAGAGCGACTCCTTGCCTAAAGGAGCAACCTAACAAGACAAACTCAAGAGGTTGGTGGATAGCACGGGCCACCTTTTTGGTAGCTGGGACAGGACGAGCCGTGGCCAGTCAACGGCCATCGAAGACTGTTGCCATCCACTCATTTTATAATGATCCACCCAGAGGGCTATATATATGGAAGCCAAGGGCATGCCATTCCTCACTCCTCAGCTTTCTTCCCTAAATAATTAAACCTTCAATAATCACTACCCATCTCTCCATCTCCCTTCCACTTAGAATGGCCAGCATCCAATCCATCCGCAAGGCACAGAGGGCCGACGGTCCGGCAACGATCATGGCCATCGGAACCGCCAACCCTCCTCATGCCGTCGACCAGAGCACCTACCCTGACTTCTACTTCCGAATCACCAAAAATGAGCACAAGGTCGAGCTGAAAGAGAAGTTCAAGCGCATATGTAAGAGCTTATATAATTGTTGCATGCCTTGCTTCCTCGTTTATTTTTGCTTATTATGTACATAAACCCAGCACTCAGGGACGTTTGCCCATCTCATCACTCCTTAGCATGCATCCATGATATGGAGGGAGGCGGAGCCTTCCTAGCTCCCATCTTTCTTctcaaaagaaaaatgaaaaaaaagagaatccGGAGGGAGCTGTTCGTAATACATTTTTATCCAAATCATGCTTGCATACATATCCATACTCTCTCGGGCAGTTCCAGATTAACCCTGTCATAATCTCAGTATCTCTTCATCTTCTCATTAGTGATTGACATCATCCTAGCTACGACaagatttttttctcttaaacTAACTATGCTTCTTGATGAGAAACAAAACGATCAATATTATTATTAtctaaattaatgaagaaaagaTATTAATTGCACGCGTCTCCCATTTCCTGACACTGGTTAATCTGTTGCATCATTTTGAAGGTGAGAAATCTATGATCAAGAAGCGGTACATGTACCTCACCGAGGATGTTCTCAAGGAGAACCCAAATATGTGCGCCTACATGGCATCCTCTCTCGATGCCCGTCAGGACATCCTGGTGGAGGAGGTGCCGAAGCTGGGGAAGGAGGCGGCCGTGAAGGCTCTCAAGGAGTGGGGTCGTCCCAAGTCCAACATCACCCACCTTGTCGTTTGCTCCACTAGTGGCGTCGACATGCCTGGAGCAGACTACCAGCTCATTAGGCTCCTCGGTCTCAACCCATCTGTCAAACGAGTCATGCTCTATCACCAGGGTTGCTTCGCCGGAGGAACCGTGCTCCGCATTGCTAAGGACCTTGCTGAGAACAACAAGGGTGCTCGTGTGCTTGTCGTATGCTCCGAGATCACTGTCGTCACCTTCCGAGGTACTGACGACATCCACTTTGACAATCTCGTAGGCCAGGCTCTCTTCGCCGATGGTGCAGCGGCACTCATCGTCGGAGCTGATCCTATGCCAGATGTTGAGAGGCCACTCTTTGAAATGGCTTCAGCGGCACAGTTGATATTGCCAGACAGCGAAGGGGCCATCGAAGGGCACCTCAGGGAAGTGGGCCTCACCTTCCATCTTCTCAACCAAGTCCCCACCATTATCTCTAAGAACATCGAGAAGAGCCTGGAGGAGGCATTCCAGCCGCTGGGTATCTCCGACTGGAATTCTTTGTTCTGGATTGCGCACCCTGGTGGTCCGGCCATACTTGATGCATTTGAGTCGAAATTGAAGCTGAAGCCGGAGAAGCTACGAGCAACACGGCACGTGCTTAGTGAGTATGGAAACATGTCGAGCGCTTGTGTGTTCTTCATAATGGACGAGATGAGGAAGTGGTCCGCGGAGGAAGGAAAAGGAACCACCGGAGAGGGGCTTGATTGGGGAGTGCTCTATGGATTCGGTCCAGGGCTCACTATGGAGACTGTCGTCCTCAAAAGTATGGCTATCTAGGATTTCCATGCTACATTTTTTCCCGTCGGTTCATTTGATCCAATGTTCTACCAATCAACATTTTAAAAAAC contains the following coding sequences:
- the LOC140856580 gene encoding uncharacterized protein; its protein translation is MTSASQSENPQQQQQIDHQLQPGGSATPSPVAAPPPPSGKLSFEEISKYFSLPIAEAASSLGVCTSALKRICRENGIIRWPYRKTVEDIRKDAERERNKELTELPKIANQRTDVSKVMPSTSVGSSSTT
- the LOC140856579 gene encoding chalcone synthase-like — its product is MASIQSIRKAQRADGPATIMAIGTANPPHAVDQSTYPDFYFRITKNEHKVELKEKFKRICEKSMIKKRYMYLTEDVLKENPNMCAYMASSLDARQDILVEEVPKLGKEAAVKALKEWGRPKSNITHLVVCSTSGVDMPGADYQLIRLLGLNPSVKRVMLYHQGCFAGGTVLRIAKDLAENNKGARVLVVCSEITVVTFRGTDDIHFDNLVGQALFADGAAALIVGADPMPDVERPLFEMASAAQLILPDSEGAIEGHLREVGLTFHLLNQVPTIISKNIEKSLEEAFQPLGISDWNSLFWIAHPGGPAILDAFESKLKLKPEKLRATRHVLSEYGNMSSACVFFIMDEMRKWSAEEGKGTTGEGLDWGVLYGFGPGLTMETVVLKSMAI